A single window of Melospiza georgiana isolate bMelGeo1 chromosome 6, bMelGeo1.pri, whole genome shotgun sequence DNA harbors:
- the TMEM109 gene encoding transmembrane protein 109, with amino-acid sequence MGSAVGHRALLALLLWIPFLMGSAGDGAKDGPEGFRGHATTSDDFLLRLGRSTWDTLEGWVGHQPLRMVAESLSTTLWIVSSGISAALSTLCGILGDLLAASSINGHRLVRTAALAPGEVQRVLLWAVAALLGSWVLTRLRGLLLPLLRGLKLFFFLGAFLHVAASQESPTVQAGMLLGLWLLYTFLGSLVASPDPSARLDAAVKSLEWKVEELRRRQKFGGPRNRED; translated from the exons ATGGGGAGTGCCGTGGGGCACCgggccctgctggccctgctgctgtggatcCCATTCCTCATGGGATCGGCGGGGGATGGAGCCAAGGATGGCCCGGAGGGATTCAGGGGACACGCCACCACCTCTGATGACTTCCTGCTCCGGCTGGGAAGGTCCACTTGGGACACCCTGGAAGGCTGGGTGGGACACCAGCCCCTGCGGATGGTGGCGGAG AGCCTCTCCACCACCCTGTGGATCGTTTCGTCTGGGATCTCAGCAGCCCTGAGCACTCTCTGTGGGATCCTGGGGGATCTCCTGGCCGCCTCCAGCATCAATG gcCACCGGCTGGTCCGAACGGCGGCGCTGGCTCCCGGGGAAGTGCAGAGGGTGCTCCTGTGGGCCGTGGCCGCCCTGCTGGGATCCTGGGTGCTGACCCGGCTCCGAGGGCTGCTGCTCCCGCTGCTCCGTGGCCTGaagcttttcttcttcctgggAGCCTTCCTGCACGTGGCCGCTTCCCAGGAGAGCCCCACGGTGCAGGCGGGAATGCTGCTGGGCCTGTGGCTGCTCTAcaccttcctgggcagcctggtgGCGTCCCCTGATCCCAGTGCCCGGCTGGATGCGGCCGTCAAGAGCCTGGAGTGGAAGGTGGAGGAGCTGCGGCGGCGCCAGAAGTTTGGGGGGCCCCGGAACCGGGAGGATTGA
- the ZP1 gene encoding zona pellucida sperm-binding protein 1, translated as MGRSCSFLLLLFLLSPWPRATMALLQYRHDCGELGMQLLVFPSHGRTVRFKVLDEFGSRFDVANCSICLHWLSSREDGSVIFSSGYNGCHVLFKENRYVLRVQLEELLSGGIPVTSYEVNMTCPKPGGSEALPDGTQGTSRDSPTLFSHTGLHQVSGSSLTLTGSHFSAQDLVEQVHAPGIRPGSVSQNQPGMMHAGGQNQPGIRPGSVSPNQPGIRPGSASHNQPGIRPGPVSQNQPGMMHSVGQTQPGIRPGFAPGLYSKIILGVKTNQGFAPGLYSKIILGVKTNQGFAQGFISPGPQAEPQPGLGLPGLRPQPGLLHPGIHTQPSLLQPTALFYPSPGAVCFPPGMQLTREQCQVPVGRMPCVAPQGRDACLQAGCCYDDMDRTTPCYYGNTATVQCLLEGHFVLVVPRGMVALPYNLDTVRVAGGQAGCEPRHVSEAFVMFRFPVTHCGTTVQVIGDTLVYENQLISTIDVQGSPRGSVTRDSVYILRARCIYNSSDLLPLGVEVAVPPTSAPLAMLGPLALQLRIATDESYSSYHAVGDFPLVRVLRDPIYVEVRLLQKTDPNLVLVLHHCWASPGSHAASQPQWPILVEGCPFQGDNYRTRLIPMGPASPELPFPSHYQRFVISTFAFVEPPKMAVLEGEVYISCSASVCHLAQPEPCRPSCQLGVPSRARRSPGDRRTGDSMGTVTSQGCIVFPEAPKRGGTQQRG; from the exons ATGGGAcggagctgctccttcctcctgctcctcttcctcctgtcCCCGTGGCCCAGAGCCaccatggcactgctgcagtACCGCCACGACTGcggagagctgggaatgcagctCCTGGTCTTCCCGTCCCATGGCCGCACCGTCCGCTTCAAGGTTCTGG ACGAGTTTGGCTCCCGCTTTGACGTGGCCAACTGCTCCATCTGCCTCCACTGGCTGAGTTCCAGGGAGGACGGCTCTGTCATCTTCTCCTCTGGCTACAATGGCTGCCACGTCCTGTTCAAG GAGAACCGCTATGTCCTGCGggtgcagctggaggagctgctctccgGCGGGATCCCCGTCACCTCCTACGAGGTCAACATGACCTGCCCCAAGCCAGGCGGCTCTGAGGCGCTCCCAGATGGAACCCAGGGGACGAGCCGGGACAGCCCAACGCTGTTCTCCCACACCGGCCTGCACCAGGTCTCGGGCTCCTCCCTCACCCTCACAGGATCCCACTTCTCAGCCCAAGATCTCGTGGAGCAGGTTCACGCC cctgggattCGCCCAGGGTCTGTATCCCAAAACCAGCCTGGGATGATGCATGCTGGGGGTCAAAACCAACCTGGGATTCGCCCAGGATCTGTATCCCCAAATCAGCCTGGGATTCGTCCAGGGTCTGCATCCCACAACCAGCCTGGGATTCGCCCAGGGCCTGTATCCCAAAATCAGCCTGGGATGATGCATTCCGTGGGTCAAACCCAACCAGGCATTCGTCCG GGATTCGCCCCGGGTCTGTATTCCAAAATCATCCTGGGGGTCAAAACCAACCAGGGATTCGCCCCGGGTCTGTATTCCAAAATCATCCTGGGGGTCAAAACCAACCAGGGATTCGCCCAGG GTTTCATCAGCCCTGGaccccaggctgagccccagcccGGCCTGGGACTCCCTGGGCTGCGGCCCCAGCCTGGATTGCTGCATCCTGGGATtcacacccagcccagcctgctgcagcccacagcGCTCTTCTACCCCTCGCCGGGGGCAG TCTGCTTCCCTCCAGGAATGCAGCTGACCCGGGAGCAGTGCCAGGTGCCGGTGGGCCGCATGCCGTGCGTGGCTCCACAGGGACGGGATGCGTGCCTGCAGGCGGGATGCTGCTACGACGACATGGACCGCACCACGCCCTGCTATTACGGGAATACCG CCACCGTGCAGTGCCTGCTGGAGGGACACTTTGTGCTGGTGGTGCCGCGGGGAATGGTGGCCCTGCCGTACAACCTGGACACCGTGCGGGTGGCCGGCGGCCAGGCGGGGTGCGAGCCCCGCCACGTGTCCGAGGCCTTCGTCATGTTCCGCTTCCCGGTCACCCACTGCGGCACCACCGTCCAG GTGATCGGGGACACGCTGGTCTATGAGAACCAGCTGATCTCCACCATCGATGTCCAGGGATCCCCCCGTGGCTCCGTCACTCGGGACAGCGTCTACAT TCTCCGAGCTCGGTGCATCTACAATTCCAGTGACCTCCTTCCCTTGGGAGTGGAGGTGGCCGTGCCCCCCACATCGGCCCCCCTGGCCATGCTGGGCCCGCTGGCGCTCCAGCTGCGCATTGCCACTG ACGAATCCTACAGCTCCTACCACGCTGTGGGTGACTTCCCCCTGGTGAGGGTGCTCCGGGACCCCATTTATGTGGAAGTCCGGCTGCTCCAGAAGACAGATCCCAAtttggtgctggtgctgcaccaCTGCTGGGCCTCTCCCGGCTCCCACGCCgcatcccagccccagtggCCCATCCTGGTGGAAGG GTGTCCCTTCCAAGGGGACAACTACAGGACACGGCTGATTCCGATGGGTCCGGCCTCTCCGGAGCTGCCCTTCCCGAGCCACTACCAGCGCTTTGTCATCTCCACCTTCGCCTTTGTGGAGCCCCCCAaaatggctgtgctggagggggAG GTGTACATCTCCTGCAGCGCCTCCGTGTGCCACCTGGCCCAGCCGGAGCCCTGCCGGCcctcctgccagctgggagTGCCCTCAC gaGCACGGAGGTCTCCAGGGGACAGGAGGACAGGTGACAGCATGGGGACAGTCACATCCCAGGGATGCATTGTGTTTCCTGAGGCTCCCAAGAGAGGGGGAACTCAGCAGAGAGGCTGA
- the PRPF19 gene encoding pre-mRNA-processing factor 19 produces MALICSISNEVPEHPCVSPVSNHVYERRLIEKYIAENGTDPVNNQPLSEEQLIDIKVAHPIRPKPPSATSIPAILKALQDEWDAVMLHSFTLRQQLQTTRQELSHALYQHDAACRVIARLTKEVTAAREALATLKPQAGLIVPQAVPSAQPNVAGAGEAMDLGELAGMTPEIIQKLQDKATVLTTERKKRGKTVPEELVKPEELSKYRQVASHVGLHSASIPGILALDLCPSDTNKILTGGADKNVIVFDKSSEQILATLKGHTKKVTSVVFHPSQDLVFSASPDATIRIWSVPNASCVQVVRAHEGSVTGLSLHATGDYLLSSSDDQYWAFSDIQTGRVLTKVTDESSGCALTCAQFHPDGLIFGTGTMDSQIKIWDLKERTNVANFPGHSGPITSIAFSENGYYLATAADDSSVKLWDLRKLKNFKTLQLDNNFEVKSLIFDQSGTYLALGGTDVQIYICKQWTEILHFTEHSGLTTGVAFGHHAKFIASTGMDRSLKFYSL; encoded by the exons ATGGCGCTCATCTGCTCCA TTTCCAACGAGGTCCCGGAGCACCCGTGTGTGTCGCCGGTGTCCAACCACGTGTACGAGCGGCGGCTGATCGAGAAATACATCGCGGAGAACGGCACCGACCCTGTCAACAACCAGCCGCTGTCCGAGGAGCAGCTCATCGACATCAAAG TTGCCCACCCGATCCGGCCCAAGCCGCCCTCGGCCACGAGCATCCCGGCCATCCTGAAGGCCCTGCAGGACGAGTGG GACGCCGTGATGCTGCACAGCTTCACGCTGCGGCAGCAGCTGCAGACCACGCGCCAGGAGCTGTCCCACGCCCTCTACCAGCACGACGCCGCCTGCAGGGTCATCGCCCGCCTCACCAAGGAGGTCACGGCCGCCAGAGAAG ctctggccacGCTGAAGCCTCAGGCCGGGCTCATCGTGCCCCAGGCGGTGCCGTCAGCGCAGCCCAACGTGGCC GGCGCTGGCGAGGCCATGGATCTGGGAGAGCTGGCGGGAATGACCCCGGAGATCATCCAGAAG CTCCAAGACAAGGCCACGGTGCTGACCACGGAGCGTAAGAAG AGGGGCAAGACGGTCCCGGAGGAGCTGGTGAAGCCGGAGGAGCTCAGCAAGTACCGGCAGGTGGCCTCACATGTG GGCCTGCACAGCGCCAGCATCCCAGGAATTCTTGCCTTGGATCTGTGTCCTTCCGACACCAACAAGATCCTCACTG GTGGAGCCGACAAAAACGTCATCGTGTTCGACAAGAGCTCGGAGCAGATCCTGGCCACGCTCAAGGGCCACACCAAGAAGGTCACCAGCGTCGTCTTCCACCCATCCCAG GACTTGGTGTTCTCGGCCTCTCCCGACGCCACGATCCGGATCTGGTCTGTTCCCAACGCCTCCTGTGTGCAGGTGGTCCGTGCCCACGAGGGCTCCGTGACCGGGCTCAGCCTCCACGCCACGGGTGATTACCTGCTCAGCTCCTCGGATGACCAG TACTGGGCTTTCTCGGATATCCAGACCGGCCGTGTCCTCACCAAGGTGACAGATGAGAGCTCTGGATGTG CTCTTACCTGTGCCCAGTTCCACCCGGACGGGCTCATTTTTGGGACAGGAACGATGGATTCCCAAATCAAGATCTGGGATCTGAAG gaACGCACCAACGTGGCCAATTTCCCGGGACACTCGGGCCCCATCACCAGCATCGCCTTCTCCGAGAACGGATACTACCTGGCCACGGCAGCCGACGACTCCTCCGTCAAACTCTGGGACTTGAGGAAGCTCAAGAACTTCAAGACGTTGCAGCTGGATAACAACTTCGAG GTGAAATCCCTGATTTTCGACCAGAGCGGGACCTACCTGGCGCTGGGTGGGACTGATGTCCAGATCTACATCTGCAAGCAGTGGACAGAGATCCTCCACTTCACAG AGCACAGTGGTCTGACCACAGGAGTGGCCTTTGGCCACCATGCCAAGTTCATCGCTTCCACAGGCATGGACCGGAGCCTCAAGTTCTACAGCCTGTAG